AACAACAGACACACGCCCTTTCCTGCTAAGATAGACGAAGTCATGAGGAAACAAACAGGACTTGAGAAACATGACAAAGCTAACTGTTCTAGTCTACCGCAAAttatcaatttaaaaatcttcatATAGCTGAGCGACGTGTCTCTTAACTGTCTGAGCATAAACAGCAACAGTGTAAGTCAGCAGCTGTTcggtagttttgttttttgacacgTTGACCAAACACAGCTGAACACACGTTTAAAGTTGTAATTTAGCAACGCTAACCACACTAATAACCGCTTAAAATATTAAGcgctttaataaattaatttggaGAAACAGTTACGGAAGTTACCCAGAAACTTTGCGGTATAAAAGAATGCGCTTACCTTCACAAACCGTCTGAAGTTAATTTAGGACCGCGGCCGCTGATGTAACGAGATTTTCTTATCTGTAAGTGGCTGACTGAGTGACAGACAAACCAACAATTTTGTCTCTTACAAACTCTGTAAGTAAGTATATTTCCTCGTACTGTAAATAACCAAAGTATGCGGGACTTCTCCTCCACTTCTCCGCACATGCGCAGAAGCAAGAACTTCCTAACGCAAGTCTCGTGCTCAGTAGATCGTCAGTGCTCGAGCCGCTCCCTTCAGGTAGAAAACTTATATTGCATGTGAAAAAGCTGGTTGCACAAATTACACTTTTCATTGCGACAACGgcattttagaaagtttttaaagGACGATATCGAACCgaacaaacaataaaagcagcTAAACACAGGAGCATGCAGGTGtgtgttgatatttttatgCGTAAGAATATTATAATATGGGACACAGTGATATTCAAACATGGATTGAAGTTTATATTTCATGATAAACATTTGAGTTAGTCATGTTACATAGAAGATGTTACTGATAAAACTCAAATTGTATTTTGatgagtctttttttattgttgaataatCCATAGGGTCAGCAGAGTTTGAATATGAACGATTGTGAACTGAGAATTGTTCAATATTGTCCAAATATCTtaagaaaacattgaaacagTTTAGAGCTGAATGTAAGCTTGAAAATCAGAAGGTAACTTAAAGGGGGtatgatgtaaaatttatttatctttatatcTTGATTTTGGTCCTTCCTCCTAAAAACCATTCCTGgagtgtttgttgttttgattctgttataaatgtttttatatatatagatatagatatcaAGATATCCTTGGAGTGACAGTCTCCAgacaaaattacaaagtcaaatttctttacatataaagcattttataacaactgaaggtaacatagccACTTCAttctgctataaaatggcattataTGCCAAGAAATCATACCGCCCCATTAAACACTATTTGCCAagagattatttaaatttatgctATGTTTTACAATTCAACAAGCCAAGTCAGTAAGTTTAAACATTACAACAATATCTTATCAGGGGATACCTTTGGTGCATATTGATTGTTCCTTTAAGAGGttcaatttgttaaatttttttttctgccactaGCTGTtaaaaattctggaaaaattATTCACTTGAATCTCATGTACTTCCCGAGAAAACCTTTTATATGTCCTAAATGcctgaaaaaagtaaatatatatagcCTACTGCAGATTCTCAGAACATTCGTAAATGCATAGacattctgaaataaaaaattatatatatatatatatatatatattagaagTGTCAACTCTCCAACACGCCAGAAACAAATAAAGCCAATCGCTTTATTCTTTAGGTTTATATGAAATTTTGTTTAGACCTCTTGGACAATCCCTTAGTCTTGCTGTCTTGCAAGGGATACAGTCCATGTAGTTTATGCTACATTAAgtggattaaaaaataatagtaaaatagTACACATCTTTCTAATCTATTTATTCTAGTTAAATTTGTCTGACCAACAAACAAaggttaaaatgtaaagaatgcTCTAACAGTAACAAGGAAGAGAACTAGCATTTTGTTTCACTCCACATCCTTCACAGAGTCATAACAACACCTCTGATGACAGAAAGgctaaaaatagttttaagacTGTATTTACCTTTCAGGAAGTTTGAAGCCTCACTCTTTTGCAGTCACGCTAGTGAGACGCACAAACCTGAAACTTCGGGTTTAAGAAACGTTTTAAGGAGGAAAAACTTCACCAAACATAGAAAAGATGAAGCAGTTTTTCcgtttttggttcattttgacaattttttcaTTACAAGTTTTCTGTAGTGAAGCCTTACAAGAAGCCAAGTCTCCAGGGGACATTATAATTGGAGGATTGTTCCCAATACACGAAAGTGTTGATGATAAAGGACACTGTAACaggtatttctttatttctctaaaGCAATGTGGTTGGCATTTGGGATGTGTAAATAGcgtgttttaatttatttatcaggtTCAGTGTTGCCCGGCTGGCCCAGTCTCTGATGATGGTGCATGCGATAGAGGAGATAAATCAGAGTGGAGAACTTGGCAACATCACTCTGGGATATCACATAGTGGACTCCTGTGGTGATATTACCACAGCGTTGAGTAACACTCTGCCCTTCATGAAAATAAACGGTGAGCACTCTCAAGACCAGACTGAACATAATTCCTATAAAAACAATCTGTGTTTCTAATATTGATAGAATACTAGAGATGTGGTGCCTGAATTTATATATTGCATTTGTCGATGACCCTCGGCTTATTTGAGAGGTAACAGATGCAGGAACAAAACCCAGACAACCTCCTTCCAGCGACAGCACATTCTGTGGATAGCAAGGAAAATATTTAGTCCCTCCAGCAAGATCTGGGTCTCTACCAGGGTCTTCTTCTGGTGGAATGTGCCCTGAAAATCCAGAGCCTGCACCCACCAGCCATAAATCAGTCGGTTTTATCTGTTACCTCATTCTTACGGTTAAGATTCATATCTCAAGTCTAGACCACAGCTCGAGTTTGGAATGTGGACAGGTCCGAAAAtaaagagctttgctttttggctcattTTACCGCAACAGCCCAGAACAGTAACCATGTTACTGCAGAGGAGGATCTATTTAGTGTGTTCATTCACTAACATTATGAGAAGATAAATGAACTCCCTTTCCCGCAGTTGAAACTCATCTTCTGTTCATATGTTTTCTACAATCACAACACAGATCGCAAACAGCAGCTCACCCCACCAGTGATGGCTGTCGTAGGAGATTACTACTCAGAAATATCTGTAGCAGTCACAAGACAACTCAACTTGGAGAAAATCCCTGAGGTatgataaaaatggaaagaaaaaaaaactaaattcatgcATTCATGATATATTTAACTTAGTAATcaaatttaatgaataaataaaaaattgaaatccTCTCTGCTCAGTCAGACAGCAATTGATCTTTCATAATACTGTTAAAAAGTGTACGCTCCCttcaaatttcttctgttttagccTTTATTGCCAGACTTCTTTGTTTCAGATGATTTTAATATCAACAATAACCTGGTGAGAACACATATTGCTGTTACCCAAACAACAAAgataattttatcttttaaaggggaaaaaattaattcCAGCTGAACTGACCTCTTAAATAATGATAACcacatttttttagttttttttttttttttaaaaaagatgagATTAATTCTAATGGCTGCATTCAAACCTGAAAACTGCCTGAAATTTAGATTCAAGAACAGACCTATATAGAGTTTGTTTGATAGCGTGAAGCggctaaaagagaaaaaagacaaactgggCAAAATATActgtaatttccggactatagagcgcacctgatcataagccgcaccccctacatttttaaaggaaacacattttgtacataagccgcaccggtgtataagccgcagggtcgaaagcatgagacaaaagtcgcggcttatagtccggaaattacggtaatcTATGGCAGGGTTCTCAGATTAAAattgctgcttctaaaaaaattatacacCCATATTTGCCAGAAAACATCTTGATGTTCCGCAAGATCTTTGAGAAAATTTTCTGTGGACTGATGAGGTAAAACTCTACTTTTGTTGAAGTGAAAACCATCCTGACAGTCAAATATGGTGGTCAGAATGAGTAAAGGTCTGAGACTTTATCAATTACTTCTTCACATTACTCTACCTCTGTAAAGGAAGaggtattttgttttcaaattcccATATTTTGACCCTGATATTAATATTACTATTGGTGTTGCTGTTCTAACATGAGATTTATGATATTTGTACAGATCAGTTATGGTTCTACATCCGGCTTCCTAAGTGATAAAACTCGCTTTCCAAGCTTTCTGAGGACTGTACCAGAGGATGATCACCAAGCACATGCCATCATTGAAATTCTCAAGGATCACAACTGGAACTGGGTTGGAATTGTGGCAACCGATGGTGAATATGGCCGCTATGCTGTAGAACGTCTCCGGCATCATGCAGAGCATCATGACATCTGCTTTGCATACATTAAGTTCTTGCCAGAGTTTCTTGTTGACAATAACCTCAAGGATAGCATCAACGAAGCAGTCAATAGCATCACTGAAAATACTAATGTCTCAGTTATTGTCTCCTTCACCAAACCCAACCACATGATGTATATCTTTGACAATGTTCTTCGGCATCACAGAGGTAGAAACAAAGTTTGGATAGCCAGTGATACCTGGTCCCAATCAGTTAATTGTCTGGATACAACAAGATGGAATTTGAAAGATGTGGGGACAATTTTTGGCATAACCCTAAAATCTGGAAACGCATCCAGGTTTCAACAGTTTCTCAGGAATCTTGATAAACGTCCCGATCTGTACAAGAACAACTCATTTTTGAGCGACTTTTTAAATGGCACTGTCAGTGGCTCAAATACAACATTCGATACAAAGATCAATCAGTTAATCAACATGATATATCCGTATGCCGTGTTCAGTATCGAGCTGGCAATCAAAGCAATTGCTGAGACTGTTAAAGACCTGTGCATCAACCAGGAGTGTGATATTGCCACATTACAACCTGAAAAGGTACGCACGTAAACATACACAGATAATACAACAGCACACAATGCTATATGATAACAAAATAATGCTTTGTGTATTTATAACCCCTaaattctttcacattttgtcacattagaagTTGAAACTAATTCGACTGGGTCTTTGTAGCACATGAATATTCTTTGATCTCTACTTTAGCTCCAGCTGTACATTTAAGAACATTATTCCATCAAGTCTTTCGTAACCTCAAACAAGTCTTATCCCAATATTGAAcagcacacttttcagatttctagaTGTTTCAATAtcaatgtataattttcttctACTTGACAATTATCCACCAAATCTGAATGAAATACATACAAAATTGTGCTGGAATAactatgaatacttttgccaataaaacacagataaatctgcagaaaatgagaatagAATAAATGAAGAATTTACTTGGACAATAATATGCCAAGAATCACTGATCGTGTTGTTCAACGTGTTTCTTGTATGGATGCTTGTTATAATCACAGCCTTCATTGCTTTGTCGTTTCAGTTCAGAgatgctttgaaaacagcaaatTTCTACTTGGAtgggaaaaaatattcatttgatAAAAACTGCAATCTCAACTCGGGGTATGATATTGTCCTGTGGCGATACAACTCACCAAACACTCTGGACATGAACTATCAAATTGGTCATTATGACATAGAACAGGAGAGCATGACTTTCATTAGATCAGAAATCAACAGTTTTTATCATCAGACGGTAagtattttcattctttaattaGTTGTTTTGTCTTATCATGGTTCTGTTATTGGTGTGAAATATTGCCAATAAACTGTATGGAGTAGCAattctctttgcttttctcaTCAGTTACCATTTGAACAAAGCTGCAAAACATCTCTGATTTACAGTGTTAAATCACTAAATACAggaaacattaaactttcacaGCTCCTTTTTTTCATCCTAATAAAGTCACCCATGTGACATTTTGttaacataaatatgtttctctTTGAATTACAGCAAAATGAAAGTTCTGGGCTGCAAAAGttttatgctaaataaatgaatgttaataaaaaatactgcaaataaCATCAAtacaaataagaaatatttggaCTATAACAATATGACAATTTTTGTCAGTGAGTTATGATTTACTAGATTTTCTTCAGCAAATtggttcttttaaattatgaacTGTATGAATGTGGAGAATTTTCTTCCTGAAGAAAACTACTTCatctttctagaaaaaagtGAGTTCGAGGTGCTCAACGTGTTATCCTGGCCAGTGGAAGGTCAGAAAGGCTGGACAGCCAGTTTGTTGCTACGAATGCAAAAACTGTCCCGTGAATTATTACTCGGCCGAGAAAGGTTTGGATTATGCAACATTTAGATTTCTgctaaattcaacaaaaattaaaataatacttaAGAACtgattatgtggaaatattatTCTGCTGGATCAAAGATAACATCTTAATGACCATTTACTCTATAATTGCAGATGCTTCAATTTGTTTGGCATGTGAAAGCCCCACTCACTACTCTTTCGAGGGTAGCCAAAACTGTACCAAGAAAAGAATCGACTTCCTGGAGTGGGACGATGTATATCATATTGTGCTTCTGGCTTTTGCTGGACTCGGAGTTCTGCTCACCCTCGTGGTTGCCATCATCTTCCTCGCCCGTTGGAATACACCAGCCGTACGCTCATCTGTTGGCCCCATcgccatcctcctcctcctctcgcTTCTGAGTACGTTTGGGAGTGTGGTTCTATTTGGCGGTCAACCCAAGGACTGGCAGTGCAAAGCACGACAGGTGTTGTTTGGTTTGAGTTTTACGTTATCTGTCTCCTGTATCTTGGTAAAGTCATTTAAGATCATCTTGGCCTTTGAATTTGACCCTGTAACAAAAGACCTCCTGGCGAAGCTCTACAAGCCTTATCTTATTATTCCATTGTGCATGGCAGGTCAGGTGCTGATTTGCACAGTGTGGCTGGCCTATAAGCCTCCGGTGTCACAGGTGGATTCTATATCATTTGCCAAAATACTTCTCTTGAAATGTGATGAGAATTTATTTCCTGCGTTTGGGGCCATGCTAGCCTACATAGGCTTTTTAGCAATCATCTGCTTCATTCTGGCTTTCAAAGGTAGAAAGTTGCCTGAATACTACAATGATGCCAAGTTCATCACCTTCTCTATGCTGATTTATCTCATTACCTGGAtcatttttggtccagtttatGTGAATGTTACAGGCAAGTACAATTCTGCGATTGAAATGGCTGTTATCCTCATCTCAGCTTATAGCGTCCTGTTTTGcctgttctttacaaaatgttacatCATCTTGttcaaacaggaagaaaacacagagagagtgTTTCGtaataatgtgaaaaacttttcaATGGGAAAAGACAAGAATCTGGACAAGAACTATCCCAGTGGAATCCAAAATCCAGCTCTATCAATGGAGTCGTTGTCAAGTCCAGAGCCTTTGCATCCTGT
The Gambusia affinis linkage group LG22, SWU_Gaff_1.0, whole genome shotgun sequence DNA segment above includes these coding regions:
- the gprc6a gene encoding G-protein coupled receptor family C group 6 member A isoform X1, coding for MKQFFRFWFILTIFSLQVFCSEALQEAKSPGDIIIGGLFPIHESVDDKGHCNRFSVARLAQSLMMVHAIEEINQSGELGNITLGYHIVDSCGDITTALSNTLPFMKINDRKQQLTPPVMAVVGDYYSEISVAVTRQLNLEKIPEISYGSTSGFLSDKTRFPSFLRTVPEDDHQAHAIIEILKDHNWNWVGIVATDGEYGRYAVERLRHHAEHHDICFAYIKFLPEFLVDNNLKDSINEAVNSITENTNVSVIVSFTKPNHMMYIFDNVLRHHRGRNKVWIASDTWSQSVNCLDTTRWNLKDVGTIFGITLKSGNASRFQQFLRNLDKRPDLYKNNSFLSDFLNGTVSGSNTTFDTKINQLINMIYPYAVFSIELAIKAIAETVKDLCINQECDIATLQPEKFRDALKTANFYLDGKKYSFDKNCNLNSGYDIVLWRYNSPNTLDMNYQIGHYDIEQESMTFIRSEINSFYHQTKKVSSRCSTCYPGQWKVRKAGQPVCCYECKNCPVNYYSAEKDASICLACESPTHYSFEGSQNCTKKRIDFLEWDDVYHIVLLAFAGLGVLLTLVVAIIFLARWNTPAVRSSVGPIAILLLLSLLSTFGSVVLFGGQPKDWQCKARQVLFGLSFTLSVSCILVKSFKIILAFEFDPVTKDLLAKLYKPYLIIPLCMAGQVLICTVWLAYKPPVSQVDSISFAKILLLKCDENLFPAFGAMLAYIGFLAIICFILAFKGRKLPEYYNDAKFITFSMLIYLITWIIFGPVYVNVTGKYNSAIEMAVILISAYSVLFCLFFTKCYIILFKQEENTERVFRNNVKNFSMGKDKNLDKNYPSGIQNPALSMESLSSPEPLHPVIERRESLNSIAKPFFQSPILDQQPPLLQDEAQ
- the gprc6a gene encoding G-protein coupled receptor family C group 6 member A isoform X2, with protein sequence MSNKADIFCSEALQEAKSPGDIIIGGLFPIHESVDDKGHCNRFSVARLAQSLMMVHAIEEINQSGELGNITLGYHIVDSCGDITTALSNTLPFMKINDRKQQLTPPVMAVVGDYYSEISVAVTRQLNLEKIPEISYGSTSGFLSDKTRFPSFLRTVPEDDHQAHAIIEILKDHNWNWVGIVATDGEYGRYAVERLRHHAEHHDICFAYIKFLPEFLVDNNLKDSINEAVNSITENTNVSVIVSFTKPNHMMYIFDNVLRHHRGRNKVWIASDTWSQSVNCLDTTRWNLKDVGTIFGITLKSGNASRFQQFLRNLDKRPDLYKNNSFLSDFLNGTVSGSNTTFDTKINQLINMIYPYAVFSIELAIKAIAETVKDLCINQECDIATLQPEKFRDALKTANFYLDGKKYSFDKNCNLNSGYDIVLWRYNSPNTLDMNYQIGHYDIEQESMTFIRSEINSFYHQTKKVSSRCSTCYPGQWKVRKAGQPVCCYECKNCPVNYYSAEKDASICLACESPTHYSFEGSQNCTKKRIDFLEWDDVYHIVLLAFAGLGVLLTLVVAIIFLARWNTPAVRSSVGPIAILLLLSLLSTFGSVVLFGGQPKDWQCKARQVLFGLSFTLSVSCILVKSFKIILAFEFDPVTKDLLAKLYKPYLIIPLCMAGQVLICTVWLAYKPPVSQVDSISFAKILLLKCDENLFPAFGAMLAYIGFLAIICFILAFKGRKLPEYYNDAKFITFSMLIYLITWIIFGPVYVNVTGKYNSAIEMAVILISAYSVLFCLFFTKCYIILFKQEENTERVFRNNVKNFSMGKDKNLDKNYPSGIQNPALSMESLSSPEPLHPVIERRESLNSIAKPFFQSPILDQQPPLLQDEAQ